One region of Endozoicomonas sp. Mp262 genomic DNA includes:
- the dpaL gene encoding diaminopropionate ammonia-lyase codes for MLKFARNQFYTAETSALFTVKNAEQARSFHRQIDAYAPTPLVSLPRLAEKLGVKSILVKDESHRFGLNAFKVLGGSYALGQVLAAHLNIDISAIDLKTVSEKLESPVVFTTATAGNHGTGVAWAAREMGQKAVVYMPKGSPQASVDRIRGLGAECIVTDVNYDDTVRFANKTADENGWMLVQDTAWNGYEEIPTWISQGYMTMADEAIEQAAALPEGMPTHIMLQAGVGAMAGGVLGYMADKLGADTFKAIISEPEAADCIYRSGTSSNGSMTCVGGDLNSIMAGLACGEPNPVTWPILRNCSHSFASVSDNVSATGMRILGNPLKGDPAVTGGESGAINVGLLYLLATLPEAQAAAESIGLNKDSVVMIFNTEGNTNPEHYRKVVWEGALGLQNQ; via the coding sequence ATGCTGAAATTTGCCCGAAATCAGTTCTATACAGCTGAAACAAGCGCTCTATTCACTGTAAAAAATGCTGAGCAAGCTCGCAGTTTTCATCGTCAAATTGATGCCTATGCGCCAACACCACTGGTTTCATTGCCCAGGCTTGCAGAAAAGTTGGGAGTGAAATCTATTCTGGTCAAAGACGAGTCCCATCGCTTTGGCTTGAATGCATTTAAAGTGTTAGGTGGATCCTATGCTTTGGGCCAGGTTCTCGCAGCTCACTTGAACATCGACATTTCAGCAATTGATTTAAAGACAGTATCAGAAAAATTAGAAAGCCCTGTCGTTTTCACCACCGCTACAGCAGGCAATCACGGCACAGGTGTTGCCTGGGCAGCCCGTGAAATGGGACAGAAGGCAGTTGTCTATATGCCAAAGGGATCACCTCAGGCCAGTGTTGACCGAATTCGTGGTTTAGGGGCTGAGTGTATTGTTACCGATGTTAATTACGATGATACTGTACGCTTTGCCAACAAGACCGCCGATGAAAATGGCTGGATGCTGGTACAGGACACCGCATGGAATGGCTATGAAGAAATCCCCACATGGATTTCTCAAGGTTATATGACCATGGCAGATGAAGCCATCGAGCAGGCAGCTGCACTGCCTGAAGGTATGCCAACACATATTATGCTTCAGGCAGGAGTGGGCGCTATGGCTGGCGGCGTATTGGGTTATATGGCCGATAAGCTTGGCGCAGATACATTCAAGGCTATTATCTCCGAACCTGAGGCAGCCGATTGTATTTATCGTTCGGGTACCAGTTCTAATGGCTCCATGACATGCGTCGGTGGAGACTTAAACTCAATTATGGCTGGACTGGCGTGTGGTGAACCCAATCCGGTTACCTGGCCTATCTTGCGTAATTGCAGTCATTCATTTGCTTCCGTATCCGATAATGTATCCGCAACGGGCATGAGAATACTGGGCAACCCCCTGAAAGGTGACCCCGCTGTAACCGGTGGCGAATCAGGTGCCATAAATGTTGGTCTGTTATATCTGCTGGCTACCCTTCCAGAAGCCCAAGCAGCAGCTGAGTCCATTGGCTTAAATAAGGACTCTGTTGTCATGATTTTCAATACAGAAGGAAATACCAATCCGGAACATTACCGAAAGGTTGTATGGGAAGGGGCATTAGGGTTACAAAATCAATAA
- a CDS encoding RidA family protein, producing MKKIIHTDHAPAAIGPYSQGAAFKELVFTSGQLPLDPETMAFVEGGIKEQALQSLMNLKAVLEQAGASLNSVIKTTCFLSDMENFAAFNEVYTEIFGTEAAPARSCVEAARLPKDALVEVEAVAFINQ from the coding sequence ATGAAAAAAATCATTCACACAGATCACGCCCCTGCTGCCATTGGTCCTTACTCCCAGGGCGCTGCCTTTAAAGAGCTGGTATTTACTTCAGGTCAACTGCCTTTAGATCCTGAGACCATGGCTTTTGTTGAGGGTGGCATCAAAGAGCAGGCGCTTCAGTCCCTTATGAACCTGAAGGCAGTTCTGGAGCAGGCGGGTGCTTCACTGAACTCTGTTATTAAAACAACCTGCTTCCTGTCTGATATGGAAAACTTTGCTGCATTTAACGAAGTGTATACTGAAATTTTTGGTACAGAAGCAGCTCCTGCCCGCTCATGCGTTGAAGCTGCCCGCCTTCCTAAAGACGCTTTGGTAGAAGTTGAAGCGGTTGCCTTTATTAATCAGTAA
- the cueR gene encoding Cu(I)-responsive transcriptional regulator has protein sequence MNISKAAEATGLTPKTIRYYESIQLITPACRQQNGYREYSRDNLKELAFINQARKLGFTLKECAELMNLYKDKGRKSSDVKALTMKKIEDIEKKITQLQSIRDSLQLMTECCHGDELPECPIIDCLAKAH, from the coding sequence ATGAATATCTCAAAAGCAGCCGAGGCCACAGGACTAACACCAAAGACCATTCGCTATTATGAAAGCATTCAGTTAATTACGCCCGCTTGCCGACAACAGAATGGCTACCGTGAATACAGCAGGGATAACCTGAAAGAGCTGGCATTTATTAATCAGGCCAGAAAACTGGGGTTTACGCTAAAGGAGTGTGCCGAACTTATGAACCTATACAAGGACAAAGGCAGAAAAAGTTCCGATGTGAAGGCCCTGACAATGAAGAAGATTGAAGATATTGAGAAAAAAATTACCCAGCTACAATCCATCAGGGATAGCCTCCAATTGATGACGGAGTGTTGTCACGGAGATGAGCTGCCAGAGTGTCCTATTATTGACTGTTTGGCGAAGGCACATTAA
- a CDS encoding IS1380 family transposase, with the protein MKLKIEQSQTEFYTPVAGLYFVGHALNKKTALSKSLRKIKKRHRITHIDLIRAYCGQLAQGKSDFDNVDNNRDNDWFRLAMGIKQMPSASRLRQRFNEDAAQLIPFIEDSLTDVLVNLQVPVTPLPKKLDKKQHIPLDIDVFPMDNSNTKKEGVEYTYKKFFGYAPIAAYFGCEGWCLGCELRPGSQHSQNDFIGFLQAVLHRSRRLTRAPILVRLDSGHDAEESRREIAGFKGVNHIIKLNPRKYHTKEHWLPIFEEKQVKWEESRPGKSYATLSTVYETNYGNQRLIIRIIKRTTDTVGQRFLTPDYELEGWWTTLSEADYSDDQIINLYEDHATSEQFHSELKTDMDLERLPSGKFDTNDLVMCLGALVYNILRYMGQSCLLGPDAPVRHKAKRRRLKTVIQELIYLAARLLKKGHQYRLRFGRYCPGFRSFHQLISQHALC; encoded by the coding sequence GTGAAACTGAAAATTGAACAATCACAGACGGAATTTTATACACCGGTCGCAGGGCTTTATTTCGTTGGTCATGCACTCAACAAAAAGACAGCGTTAAGCAAATCCCTGCGCAAAATAAAAAAAAGGCACCGTATCACTCATATCGACCTGATCAGAGCTTACTGCGGCCAACTGGCTCAGGGTAAAAGTGATTTTGATAATGTTGATAATAACCGGGATAACGACTGGTTCCGGTTGGCAATGGGCATTAAACAAATGCCTTCAGCCAGCCGCTTAAGACAGCGTTTCAATGAAGATGCCGCCCAACTGATTCCTTTCATCGAGGACAGCCTTACCGATGTCCTGGTTAATCTTCAGGTGCCCGTCACACCCCTTCCGAAAAAACTCGATAAGAAGCAGCACATACCACTGGATATCGACGTATTCCCTATGGATAACAGCAATACCAAAAAGGAGGGGGTCGAGTACACGTATAAAAAATTCTTTGGTTATGCCCCTATTGCCGCTTACTTTGGCTGCGAAGGCTGGTGCCTGGGATGTGAATTACGCCCAGGCTCTCAGCACTCCCAGAATGATTTTATTGGCTTTTTACAAGCAGTGCTGCACCGCAGCCGACGTTTGACCCGAGCGCCTATTCTGGTTCGCCTTGATAGTGGCCACGATGCTGAGGAATCGCGCCGGGAAATCGCCGGGTTCAAAGGTGTGAATCACATTATCAAGCTCAACCCAAGAAAGTATCACACCAAGGAACACTGGCTCCCCATTTTTGAAGAAAAGCAAGTCAAATGGGAGGAGTCGCGTCCAGGAAAGAGTTATGCGACACTCTCAACCGTCTATGAAACCAACTATGGTAACCAGCGTCTGATTATTCGCATTATCAAGCGTACCACTGATACTGTAGGGCAGAGATTTCTGACACCCGATTATGAGCTGGAAGGATGGTGGACAACACTCAGCGAAGCTGACTACAGCGATGATCAGATCATTAATCTTTATGAGGATCATGCGACCAGCGAGCAGTTTCACAGTGAGTTGAAGACTGATATGGATTTAGAGCGCCTGCCTTCAGGCAAGTTTGACACCAACGACCTGGTGATGTGTTTGGGTGCACTGGTCTATAACATTCTGCGCTACATGGGGCAGAGTTGCTTGCTCGGGCCAGATGCGCCGGTACGTCATAAAGCCAAACGACGCCGGTTAAAAACCGTGATACAGGAACTCATCTACCTGGCTGCCCGTCTTCTGAAAAAAGGACATCAATACCGGCTACGCTTTGGTCGTTACTGTCCTGGTTTCAGGTCTTTCCATCAATTAATAAGCCAGCATGCACTTTGTTGA
- a CDS encoding Xaa-Pro peptidase family protein has translation MTNYLQRGFEQSEFENRTARAQKVMHDMNLDAMLFTTEPNVRYFTGFHTQFWHSPTRPWFVIVPAEGKPIAIIPEIGASGMAETWVDNIITWPSPRPEDDGISLVASALNSLPCRYGRVGATLGIESHLRMPVNNYLQLAGMVKKDFVDISLATHELRQIKSQAEIEKTREICRITNIGFDKIPSYARAGMTEREICKQFRIDMLSAGADECPYIIAGSGPDGYDSIIMGPTDRVIEQGDVLIIDTGAVRDAYFSDFDRNWAFGHASEETKAAYRATYEATTKGFEAARPGATTTDIYNAMWKVLEANGALGNDVGRLGHGLGMELTERPSNTATDNTLLKPGMVMTLEPGMVYAPGKSMVHEENIVITEDGAEWLTKRAEPELIII, from the coding sequence ATGACAAATTATCTTCAGCGCGGTTTTGAACAATCAGAATTTGAGAATCGTACTGCACGGGCACAGAAAGTCATGCATGACATGAATCTGGACGCCATGCTGTTTACCACTGAACCGAATGTTCGTTACTTTACTGGTTTTCACACCCAGTTTTGGCATAGTCCAACACGACCATGGTTCGTTATAGTTCCGGCAGAAGGAAAGCCCATTGCCATTATTCCTGAAATTGGTGCAAGTGGCATGGCGGAAACCTGGGTTGATAATATTATCACCTGGCCATCCCCACGCCCTGAAGATGATGGTATTAGCCTGGTAGCCAGTGCCCTTAACTCCTTACCTTGCCGTTATGGACGTGTTGGTGCCACATTGGGTATAGAGTCACATCTGCGTATGCCAGTAAATAATTACCTTCAGCTGGCGGGTATGGTGAAGAAGGACTTTGTTGATATTTCACTGGCAACCCACGAACTGCGTCAAATCAAGTCACAGGCTGAAATAGAAAAAACCCGCGAAATTTGCCGTATTACCAATATTGGCTTTGATAAAATACCGTCTTACGCAAGGGCGGGTATGACTGAGCGGGAAATCTGCAAACAGTTCCGCATTGATATGCTTTCTGCTGGCGCTGATGAATGTCCGTACATCATTGCCGGGTCAGGTCCAGATGGTTATGACAGCATTATCATGGGGCCAACAGACCGTGTTATCGAACAGGGTGATGTTCTGATTATTGATACAGGTGCTGTTCGCGACGCCTATTTCTCTGATTTTGACCGCAACTGGGCATTTGGTCATGCCAGTGAAGAAACAAAAGCGGCCTATCGTGCAACTTACGAAGCCACCACTAAAGGCTTTGAAGCTGCTCGTCCTGGTGCAACCACTACCGATATTTACAATGCCATGTGGAAAGTGCTTGAAGCCAATGGTGCTCTTGGAAACGACGTTGGGCGTTTAGGGCATGGATTGGGAATGGAATTAACTGAAAGGCCTTCCAATACAGCGACTGATAACACGCTGCTCAAGCCTGGCATGGTGATGACTCTTGAGCCTGGTATGGTCTATGCCCCTGGTAAATCAATGGTTCATGAAGAAAATATCGTGATTACTGAAGACGGGGCTGAATGGTTAACCAAGCGTGCCGAGCCAGAGTTAATCATTATTTAA
- a CDS encoding DMT family transporter — protein sequence MDTPKSGIISGWVAAIAVACIWGVTGVVAKPLSMAIDPITLVFFTYLTSVIGLSVVFAFTSRSKSLSKELGSSLRIEKKDILRIAFCGVVGQGAFALFNIP from the coding sequence GTGGATACACCTAAAAGTGGTATTATTTCAGGCTGGGTTGCAGCGATAGCTGTTGCCTGTATATGGGGAGTGACTGGCGTTGTTGCGAAGCCATTATCAATGGCGATTGACCCTATTACATTGGTTTTTTTCACTTACCTTACTTCCGTTATTGGCCTTTCTGTTGTTTTTGCATTTACTTCCCGCAGTAAAAGCCTTAGCAAAGAACTCGGATCATCCTTAAGAATTGAGAAAAAAGATATTTTAAGGATTGCTTTTTGTGGTGTTGTCGGCCAAGGTGCATTCGCTTTATTTAATATTCCCTGA
- a CDS encoding PAS domain-containing protein gives MDGKKYLACGTQFTESDRTLLAGYFRLADTIADLIGPHCEVVIHSLESVEKSIVKIVNGHHTGRTLGSPITDLGLKMLRHFEQTGEVTPKSYFTETKDGSLLKSTTCILAGEHDNPIGLFCINMNLSHPFPEIIKTLMPSTGHASETVSENFSHCSTHVIEQALTQAVTDVESDPTVSNKSKKKTITRLLFDNGIFEFKEATAIVSEGLGITRHAVYKYIREFKN, from the coding sequence ATGGATGGCAAAAAATACTTGGCATGTGGCACACAGTTTACTGAAAGTGACAGAACCCTGTTAGCCGGGTACTTTCGACTGGCGGATACCATTGCAGACCTGATCGGACCACACTGCGAAGTTGTTATCCACTCATTAGAAAGTGTCGAAAAATCAATCGTGAAGATTGTCAACGGACATCATACCGGTCGAACCTTAGGCTCACCCATTACTGATTTAGGGTTAAAAATGCTAAGGCATTTTGAACAAACAGGAGAGGTGACACCCAAAAGTTATTTCACTGAGACCAAAGACGGCTCACTGTTGAAATCAACTACCTGTATTCTGGCGGGTGAACATGACAATCCTATTGGTTTGTTCTGCATTAATATGAATTTGTCGCATCCGTTTCCAGAAATAATTAAGACATTAATGCCCAGTACAGGCCATGCCAGTGAAACCGTTAGCGAGAACTTCAGTCATTGCTCAACCCATGTTATTGAGCAAGCCTTAACGCAGGCTGTTACTGATGTTGAAAGCGACCCGACAGTCAGCAATAAGAGCAAGAAAAAAACAATCACCCGGCTGTTATTTGATAACGGTATTTTTGAATTTAAAGAGGCAACGGCAATAGTCTCTGAAGGCCTCGGCATCACTCGACATGCGGTGTACAAGTACATCCGTGAGTTTAAAAATTAA
- a CDS encoding M20 family metallopeptidase, giving the protein MTIEQQVIAWRRHIHKHPEFGFEEQLTSEMVARCLEEMGIEVHRNIGKTGVVGILKCGSSERSIGLRADMDALHIKEQNCFAHASVHEGVMHACGHDGHTAMLLGAAHELARTHNFDGTVYFIFQPCEEHGLGAKAMIADGLFTRWNIDAVYAIHNLPGIAEGHIVTRPGSLMASESSFEIDVIATGGHAALPHMGTDPIVVGAQIVTAMQTIVSRNLSAIDETAVISITEFTTNGTVNVIPSQVKIKGDTRSFTDEALHKIEAAIERVVKGQCLSAGVEYKYTFNNSFLSTINSDKETQHAISAAQKVVGEDQVNGNCQPFTISEDFSFMLREVPGCYILMGNGIGECGGTALHNPNYDFNDKILMNGVKYWQVLVEEQLAK; this is encoded by the coding sequence ATGACCATTGAACAACAAGTGATCGCCTGGCGTCGTCATATCCACAAACACCCCGAGTTTGGTTTTGAAGAGCAGCTTACCTCGGAAATGGTGGCTCGGTGTCTTGAGGAAATGGGCATAGAGGTTCATAGAAATATTGGCAAAACAGGTGTGGTAGGGATACTTAAGTGTGGAAGCAGTGAACGGTCCATAGGGCTTCGTGCTGATATGGATGCCCTTCATATTAAAGAGCAAAATTGTTTTGCCCATGCATCGGTTCATGAGGGAGTTATGCATGCCTGTGGTCATGATGGTCATACGGCAATGTTGTTAGGTGCTGCACACGAGCTGGCAAGAACCCATAATTTTGACGGCACTGTTTACTTTATTTTTCAGCCTTGCGAAGAACATGGTCTGGGTGCCAAAGCAATGATCGCCGATGGGCTTTTTACCCGGTGGAACATTGATGCAGTCTATGCCATACATAATTTGCCCGGTATCGCTGAAGGTCATATCGTAACCCGCCCAGGCTCATTGATGGCCAGTGAAAGTAGTTTTGAAATTGATGTTATTGCCACAGGTGGACACGCTGCATTACCTCATATGGGAACAGATCCGATTGTGGTTGGTGCGCAAATTGTCACAGCGATGCAAACCATTGTTTCTCGTAACCTGAGTGCTATCGATGAAACGGCCGTTATATCCATTACGGAATTCACCACCAATGGTACAGTGAACGTCATTCCATCCCAGGTTAAAATAAAGGGCGATACCCGAAGCTTTACCGATGAAGCACTGCACAAAATAGAAGCAGCTATTGAGCGTGTTGTTAAGGGGCAGTGTCTGTCTGCGGGTGTTGAATACAAGTACACATTCAACAATAGTTTTTTATCCACTATCAATAGCGATAAAGAGACACAGCATGCAATCAGTGCTGCTCAAAAAGTGGTAGGTGAAGATCAGGTGAACGGTAACTGCCAGCCTTTTACCATTAGTGAAGATTTTTCATTTATGCTTCGCGAAGTACCTGGCTGTTACATCCTCATGGGGAACGGCATTGGTGAGTGTGGCGGTACTGCGCTTCATAACCCCAATTATGACTTCAATGACAAGATTCTGATGAATGGAGTGAAGTATTGGCAGGTGCTGGTTGAGGAACAACTGGCGAAGTAA
- a CDS encoding EamA family transporter, producing the protein MNKIQWGAFVASALCIIAMSLGPTNKVEGGIPMLGFALVTASMLSLAWTSHLRCSLAEKYGSVVAMFYQYLSVSIAGVIAAFTLNLDLSQIQIIFSNPKLTGLLIFLGMGIAGGSYLVQLYSFSKIGVEKASMTLNLMPLVGYIVAVLALGEQMALGKTIVVTLIVVALYIFNKYESKEADKVESTQLLNPQ; encoded by the coding sequence ATGAATAAAATTCAGTGGGGAGCATTTGTTGCCTCAGCTCTTTGCATTATTGCCATGAGTCTTGGACCAACAAACAAGGTAGAGGGTGGCATACCCATGCTGGGATTTGCCCTGGTGACAGCCTCCATGCTTTCTTTGGCCTGGACCTCACACCTGCGTTGCAGTTTGGCAGAAAAATACGGTTCCGTAGTCGCTATGTTTTACCAGTACCTGTCTGTTTCCATTGCTGGTGTGATTGCGGCATTTACACTAAATCTCGACTTGTCCCAAATTCAAATTATTTTCTCTAATCCAAAGCTCACGGGCTTGCTGATTTTCCTGGGAATGGGAATCGCCGGTGGAAGTTATTTAGTACAGCTTTATTCATTCTCAAAAATTGGAGTTGAAAAAGCATCCATGACTCTAAACCTGATGCCTTTAGTTGGTTATATCGTTGCGGTTCTGGCATTGGGTGAGCAAATGGCATTGGGTAAAACCATTGTTGTTACCTTAATTGTGGTAGCGCTATATATTTTCAATAAATACGAGTCAAAAGAAGCAGACAAAGTAGAATCCACTCAGTTGTTGAATCCTCAATAA
- a CDS encoding heavy metal translocating P-type ATPase, whose protein sequence is MGFSTMAGLQTQLKLSGVSCAGCVGKIEKALLAVPGVSRASVNFADRTATISGNTDSKALINAIKTAGFDASVIKPVNDKVLLISIPSIRCTSCVNKIETAINQLSGIKKATVNLSDKTLTIEGSVILATILEALEKIGFPGYLIDQEEERRLQQEQEDKAQYRYLLKHTTIALGLGIPLMAWGVITGEMSINNSSQQLAWGGVGVLTFLVLFFSGKHYFAGMWQSLKYRNANMDTLIATGTGAAWLYSMLVVLFPESLPASARHVYFEASAMIIGLINLGHALELRARGKTSEAIKKLLGLQVKTAQVIRNNQEMAIPINQVIKGDILRIRPGEKIPVDGIVIDGASLIDESMLTGEPVPVSKQKSDPVTAGTLNKNGSLLVKADKVGNETALAHIIALVKKAQGSKMPIARLADKIAAVFVPAVILIALVAAAIWFYFGPDPKAAHTLVVFTTVLIIACPCALGLATPMSVMVGVGKAAEMGMLVRNGDALQQASNITSLVLDKTGTITEGKPQVTDILPVHTISEDLLMTLAASLEASSEHPLAEAIISSAKDKNLTLLPAANFSSITGQGVKGQVQDQSLLLGNNKLMTGNGINTDILTSQAQTLAARGKTPMYLAVDNQLAGLIAVADPIRKDSVAAIQRLHRLGIKLVMLTGDNWLTAETVANEIGIDQVYAEVLPEDKDRHISQLQQQGEKVGMTGDGINDAPALARADVGFAIGTGTDIAIESADITLIRPSLHGLANAVELSRATLRNIKQNLLGAFIYNSLGIPVAAGVLYPLTGMLLNPVIAGAAMALSSVTVVSNANRLKLFKSSLRETF, encoded by the coding sequence ATGGGATTTTCAACAATGGCAGGACTACAGACTCAGCTAAAGCTCTCAGGAGTCAGCTGTGCGGGCTGTGTTGGCAAGATAGAGAAAGCCTTGCTCGCCGTACCCGGCGTTTCCCGGGCTTCCGTCAATTTTGCAGACAGAACGGCAACAATCTCGGGAAATACTGATTCGAAAGCATTGATAAATGCGATCAAAACTGCCGGTTTTGATGCATCGGTCATAAAGCCCGTTAATGACAAAGTACTTCTTATTTCCATTCCCTCCATCCGTTGTACATCCTGTGTCAATAAAATTGAAACCGCCATAAATCAGCTGTCCGGGATTAAAAAAGCCACTGTCAATCTCTCAGACAAAACCCTGACCATAGAAGGCTCAGTAATACTGGCTACCATCTTGGAAGCACTGGAAAAAATCGGCTTTCCGGGGTATTTGATAGACCAGGAAGAAGAACGTCGTTTACAACAGGAACAGGAAGATAAGGCGCAATACCGCTATCTGCTCAAACACACCACCATTGCCCTTGGACTGGGTATTCCCCTTATGGCCTGGGGAGTTATTACTGGCGAGATGAGCATTAATAACTCCAGTCAGCAACTGGCCTGGGGAGGAGTTGGAGTGCTAACCTTCCTGGTACTTTTTTTCTCGGGAAAACACTATTTTGCCGGGATGTGGCAATCACTGAAATACCGCAACGCCAATATGGACACCCTTATTGCCACGGGAACCGGCGCGGCATGGCTTTATTCCATGCTAGTGGTTTTATTCCCTGAGTCACTGCCCGCCAGTGCCCGCCATGTCTATTTTGAAGCCTCCGCCATGATTATTGGCCTGATTAACCTGGGCCATGCCCTCGAACTAAGAGCCAGGGGCAAAACCAGCGAAGCCATAAAAAAGCTGCTTGGGTTACAGGTAAAAACAGCACAGGTTATTCGCAATAATCAGGAAATGGCTATACCCATTAATCAGGTTATAAAGGGTGATATCCTGCGTATTCGTCCCGGTGAGAAAATACCGGTGGACGGGATCGTTATTGACGGCGCCAGTCTGATAGATGAATCCATGCTGACCGGAGAACCAGTGCCTGTTAGTAAACAAAAGAGTGATCCGGTGACTGCGGGAACCCTGAATAAAAACGGCAGTTTACTGGTTAAAGCTGATAAAGTTGGTAATGAAACAGCCCTTGCCCACATCATTGCTTTAGTGAAAAAAGCGCAAGGTTCCAAAATGCCCATAGCCCGGTTAGCTGATAAAATAGCCGCTGTATTTGTCCCCGCTGTGATCCTGATAGCCCTGGTGGCCGCAGCAATATGGTTTTATTTTGGTCCTGACCCCAAAGCGGCTCATACCCTGGTTGTCTTTACCACGGTTCTGATCATAGCCTGCCCCTGCGCTTTGGGTCTTGCTACACCCATGTCCGTCATGGTGGGGGTAGGCAAGGCAGCAGAAATGGGGATGCTGGTGCGCAACGGTGATGCCTTACAACAGGCCAGTAATATAACATCACTGGTTCTTGACAAAACAGGCACGATTACAGAGGGAAAACCTCAAGTCACGGACATTTTGCCTGTTCATACTATTTCTGAAGATTTACTGATGACTCTGGCCGCCAGCCTGGAAGCCAGTTCAGAGCACCCTCTGGCCGAAGCCATCATCAGCTCGGCAAAAGATAAAAACCTTACTTTATTACCCGCAGCTAACTTTTCGTCCATTACCGGACAGGGTGTTAAGGGGCAAGTGCAAGACCAGAGTCTTTTACTGGGTAATAACAAGCTAATGACCGGGAACGGAATAAATACCGATATTCTGACCTCACAGGCCCAAACACTTGCAGCCCGTGGAAAGACTCCCATGTACCTGGCAGTAGATAACCAGCTGGCTGGATTAATCGCTGTGGCTGACCCCATACGCAAGGATTCAGTGGCTGCCATACAGAGATTACACCGGTTAGGTATTAAGCTGGTAATGCTAACCGGAGACAACTGGCTGACGGCAGAGACAGTGGCAAATGAAATCGGTATAGATCAGGTGTACGCCGAAGTGTTACCTGAAGATAAGGATCGCCATATTAGTCAGCTACAACAACAGGGTGAAAAAGTCGGAATGACCGGTGATGGCATCAATGATGCCCCTGCATTAGCGAGAGCCGATGTAGGCTTTGCCATTGGTACAGGAACCGATATAGCCATTGAATCCGCTGATATCACGCTTATTCGTCCATCACTCCATGGACTGGCAAATGCTGTGGAGCTTTCCCGGGCCACACTTCGAAATATCAAACAAAACCTACTGGGCGCTTTTATCTACAACTCATTAGGTATTCCGGTGGCTGCGGGTGTGTTATACCCATTGACAGGAATGCTCCTCAATCCGGTCATAGCAGGGGCAGCAATGGCACTATCTTCCGTCACCGTAGTATCCAATGCCAACCGATTGAAACTTTTTAAATCATCTCTCCGGGAAACATTCTGA
- a CDS encoding helix-turn-helix domain-containing protein has translation MKYVTTITDEAVLSTLKFAKHYGPLRCIRERAHSLLLSNRGFTLEQIAEILEIRYQTASQWIDDWEEYGIRALYKGHGGGRPCIYDESEVQRIKELVAEEPRRLSYVKSKIEDETGKSSSKITLANIVKKQGWFTKDSVNHANINGTKSNSMTVKLL, from the coding sequence ATGAAGTACGTCACTACAATCACTGATGAAGCTGTTTTATCAACTTTGAAATTCGCCAAACACTACGGACCTCTGAGATGTATAAGGGAAAGAGCCCATAGCCTTTTATTGAGCAATCGTGGCTTTACCCTTGAGCAAATTGCCGAAATACTTGAAATTAGATATCAAACTGCTTCTCAGTGGATTGATGATTGGGAAGAATATGGTATTCGTGCCTTGTACAAGGGGCATGGTGGCGGTAGGCCGTGCATATATGACGAATCCGAAGTGCAACGCATAAAAGAATTAGTGGCTGAAGAGCCTCGTCGCTTATCGTATGTCAAATCCAAGATCGAGGATGAAACCGGTAAATCTTCATCAAAAATTACTCTGGCAAACATTGTAAAAAAGCAGGGCTGGTTTACAAAAGACTCCGTAAATCATGCAAACATAAACGGGACGAAGAGCAATTCCATGACTGTAAAACTGCTCTGA